The Mangifera indica cultivar Alphonso chromosome 8, CATAS_Mindica_2.1, whole genome shotgun sequence genome has a window encoding:
- the LOC123224144 gene encoding cytochrome b6-f complex iron-sulfur subunit, chloroplastic-like, giving the protein MASSTLSPATPSQLCSSKSGMLSQSRAILGKPTRTHMITKDRGMKIKCQATSIPADRVPDMSKRELMNLLLLGAVSLPTGFMLVPYAAFFAPPGLGSAGEGTTAKDAIGNDIIASEWLKTHGPGDRTLTQGLKGDPTYLVVEKDRTLASFGINAVCTHLGCVVPWNQAEKKFICPCHGSQYNEQGRVMRGPAPLSLALAHANVEDGKVVFVPWTETDFRTGEAPWWA; this is encoded by the exons ATGGCTTCCTCCACTCTTTCTCCTGCAACTCCTTCACAG CTATGCTCAAGCAAGAGTGGTATGCTTTCTCAATCAAGAGCAATTCTTGGGAAGCCAACAAGGACCCATATGATTACAAAGGACAGGGGAATGAAAATCAAGTGCCAGGCTACTAGCATTCCAGCTGATAGAGTTCCAGATATGAGCAAGAGGGAGCTCATGAATTTACTTCTGTTGGGAGCTGTTTCACTTCCCACTGGATTCATGTTGGTTCCTTATGCCGCCTTCTTTGCCCCCCCTGG GTTAGGAAGTGCTGGTGAAGGTACCACTGCCAAAGATGCCATAGGCAATGATATCATTGCTTCTGAATGGCTTAAGACCCATGGCCCTGGTGATCGAACCCTCACACAAGGATTGAAG GGAGACCCAACTTACCTTGTAGTGGAGAAAGACAGAACACTTGCATCATTTGGAATAAATGCAGTCTGCACTCACCTTGGGTGTGTTGTGCCATGGAATCAAGCTGAGAAGAAGTTTATCTGCCCTTGCCACGGATCTCAATACAATGAACAGGGAAGAGTTATGAGAGGACCTGCTCCATTG TCCTTGGCTTTGGCTCATGCCAATGTGGAAGATGGCAAGGTAGTGTTTGTTCCATGGACCGAGACAGACTTCAGAACTGGTGAGGCACCATGGTGGGCATAA
- the LOC123222416 gene encoding equilibrative nucleotide transporter 3-like codes for MVSHDQDPSRLEGKYVAMVVCWLLGNGCLFSWNSMLTIEDYYVFLFPRYHPSRVLTLVYQPFALGTIAILTYHEAKINTRRRNLFGYILFFLSTLLVLVLDLATHGKGGLGTYIGICAISGAFGIADAHVQGGMVGDLSFMIPELIQSFLAGLAASGALTSALRLITKAAFENSRDGLRKGAIMFFSISTFFEILCVLLYAYIFPKLPIVKYYRAKAASEGCKTVSADLAAGGIQTLHKEQDEEQYQRLSNKELLLQNIDYALAMFLIYALTLSIFPGFLSEDTGSHSLGTWYALVLIAMYNLCDLIGRYIPLLKFLKLVSRKGLMVSVLSRFLLIPAFYFTAKYGDQGWMIMLTSFLGLSNGYLTVCVLTSAPAGYKGPEQNALGNLLVLFLLGGIFAGVTLDWLWLIGKGW; via the exons ATGGTTTCGCATGATCAAGATCCATCTAGGCTTGAG GGAAAATATGTTGCTATGGTTGTGTGTTGGCTTCTTGGAAACGGGTGCCTCTTTTCGTGGAACAGTATGCTGACAATTGAAGATTACTATGTTTTCTTGTTCCCC CGATACCACCCCTCTAGAGTCCTTACTCTTGTGTATCAACCATTTGCACTCGGAACAATTGCAATACTGACGTACCATGAGGCAAAAATTAATACCAGAAGAAGAAATCTATTTGGATACATCCTGTTTTTCTTAAGTACTCTTTTGGTTTTAGTT CTGGATTTAGCGACACATGGGAAAGGGGGACTTGGAACTTACATTGGCATTTGTGCCATTAGTGGTGCTTTTGGAATTGCTGATGCTCATGTGCAGGGTGGAATGGTCGGAGACCTTTCATTCATGATACCTGAATTAATTCAA tCTTTTCTTGCCGGTTTGGCTGCATCAGGGGCTCTAACATCTGCATTGAGACTAATAACAAAAGCAGCTTTTGAGAATTCAAGGGATGGTCTTCGAAAAGGGGCTA TTATGTTCTTCTCCATCTCAACTTTTTTTGAGATTCTTTGCGTTCTACTATATGCTTATATCTTTCCAAAGCTGCCGATTGTGAAGTACTACCGTGCCAAGGCAGCCTCAGAAGGATGCAAAACTGTTTCCGCTGACCTTGCTGCTGGCGGCATCCAAACATTACACAAAGAACAA GATGAAGAACAATATCAGAGGCTGAGCAACAAAGAGTTATTACTTCAGAATATTGATTATGCTCTTGCCATGTTTCTCATTTATGCTCTGACATTATCAATTTTTCCTGGATTTTTATCCGAAGATACTGGATCCCACAGTTTGGGTACATG GTATGCACTCGTTTTGATAGCAATGTATAATTTGTGTGATCTTATTGGGAGATACATTCCGCTTCTAAAATTCTTGAAGTTAGTGTCTCGAAAAGGTCTCATGGTATCAGTTCTTTCTCGATTCTTACTTATCCCAGCATTCTACTTCACAGCCAAATACGGTGACCAGGGGTGGATGATCATGCTTACATCTTTCTTGGGTTTAAGTAATGGTTACCTCACTGTGTGTGTACTTACTTCTGCACCTGCAGGCTATAAG GGACCGGAGCAAAATGCACTCGGAAATTTGCTGGTGTTGTTTCTTCTAGGAGGTATATTCGCTGGTGTGACACTTGATTGGTTGTGGCTCATAGGCAAAGGTTGGTGA